ATGGAGCTATGTACAAAGGGAGTCAACCCAGTGTAAGAGCACACCCACCATCCTCCCATCTGTGGAACTAACCACCTGGCTACAGGCAGACTCACGAGGTCAACAGTCAGGGCACACAATGAGGATCTGTCTGGCGGCACTTTGCCCATACATAGTCCCTTTCCCCACACTTCTTTTATTGTAAGTCCTACCTTCCCGTCCCCCCACTGACATTGGGGAGGGTCAGTGTTGTTACCCAAGTCATAAGAAGCGTTGAGGCCTATTGCCTCATAGTACCGGGGAGCTAGATTATAACATAACCAACAAGATTTAGTTACTTCTGGATGGGTTTGATTTAAAGCTTCAAAGGCTGCCTGATTCACAAATGCTAGCATAACTGCTGCTCgagactcatctgcctgtgggtccataggagtatactgtctaaaagctccCATTATCAtttcaaggaaggctgctgggctctcatttggctcttgcctcactgaatttaccttggccaaattagttggctttctggcggccgctctaaggccagccatgagagtctgATGGTACACTcagagacgctccctaccttcagcacGTTCaaagtcccagttgggtcgcaccaaggaGAACCCCTCTTCAATGAGGtgaggctgtattgtgggcctcccatccacccctggcacatttttCCAAGCTTCTGACAGGATCCGTTCGCACTATTCTGTAGTAAAaagtacctgtaacagttgctgacaatcatcccaagtgggattgtgagtaaagAGGATAgattctaaaagatcaataagaccctgcggtttctcagagaaagagggAGTTTGAGTCTTCCAactgtacaaatcactagtggaaaagggccaatactgatatgtccgttCCCcgccctctctggctggccccgcccgGACTGGAAACACgtgaacagtggaggagggaatTTCCGAGCCTTCTTCTTTCGCTGCGCTGGCCATTTCCCTTGCTCTTCGCCGAGTTCCCTGGGTGGGGCCCCCTTCCCTAGGAGGAGCGGAGGGTTCGGCTCTCCTCCGggcttctcccgatgaaacctgtggaacctgtggaagcaagggcagATGTGGATCCGCGTACAGGGGTGGGAACAACTCAGTTTCCAGGTCAatcagattaggatacagagaagaaGATTCCTGGAACACTGGCTTAGGTCGTTTTTcgtcctgtttttcttctttttcttcagaagctTTCATGACTAGCACCTGTGGGTTTAGCAAGgttggagttggggaagagggacGAGGAGGTTTAGGAGGTTTAGAAGGAGCgagaacaaagggtttaagccattcCGGCGGGTTTCtcactagatcctgccagaccagaatgtagggagTCTGATCTGGGTGCCCAGCAGGACTAGGGGTAAgcaccctctctttaactgcctggataatttggggattgaaggttccctcttgtggccatccgacatcaaaggtgggccactcggcggaacagaaagtcaccagtttgctcttcttcaccagtaacgaaagattctgagctctagacttaaaatcagaaaaatggtcgGTCATCAGAGGCAGCGGAGTAGAAGTAGATTGCCCCATGGGTACAGAGAACACAGACAATGACAACAAGACTCACACAGACAGTGCCAGCACACAGAGTCACAAAAACGACACAACAAACAGATTCCAACTCTCAATATTACTTTCAGTCTCCTTTATAGCACTAGAGACCCCTTCTCTACTTACAAGTGTCTTACCGTCAGGACGTCCTCAGTGCCAGCTGCCCTCCCAGTTCGCTACCAGGGACCCGGCCTTACGCTGGGCTTCCTCTTCACTTAACATCTAGATGCCTCCCCAGTATGATACTGGGCCCTGGACTTAATCTAGGCCTCTGCACTGctagcaccggtgctcagagctctcaACCCCTAACGAGATTattcccttctaccaggagagttgtcctccccggtAGGCCGGAGATCCCGgtcgagcccccaaatgttatgcaccaagtccgtatctccgaaccgaccgagagagcgaACAAGTCCACCtcagtaatgcaaaggcaagaagggaattttttatttctagcgCACTAGGGCTCAAGCCTCATCCAATGCAGCGGAATCAGACGAGAGCCCCAAACGAAGCAGtatggcggtttatatacagtcagctctttgtctcagttacagggtaCTTGGCGATACCTGACTGGACAGGAAGAATGGGCTCATGCAACGCTTTCCTTATGCTATCACGTATAGAAATTTTTCCTTATTTGGTTAAGGAATGttcttcaagaaaacaggaaacatgactcaggtccccgGCGCTGTTATGCACCTCACTGAGCCGACCAGCCTGCCTAACATTGACTAGTATGGTAACACGTAGCTCTCTAAAtataacttaattaaaattaaataaaattaacatttcaatCTCACTAGACATTCAAATGCTCAGTGGCTATACGTGGCTAGTGTTACCATATTGGACAGTACAAATATAAAGCATTCTCATCATTCCAGAAAATTCTTTTGGGCACTGCAGGTCTAGAATCACTGAAGTGTGAAGAAAGCCTGGATCCCCCAAGCCACTGGCATATTGCTGCAGCTGCTTTCTATATCCTGTCACAAGTTTCCAATGTCCAAAAgaagtttaattattttaacGAATAtacattgagcacctactattaATAATACAAGTCTGGGTAATACGATAGACACAAAAGTGAAATCAAGCAGATTCCAGTCCTCAAAGAATTAGATATCCGGAGGGTAAAGTGAGCACAAACAACTGTCATACAATATTTAAAGTGATAACTATCCATAGGggtttaaaattaaacatttaggaTCTCAAGGAAGGGACCCATTACTTCTATTTGAAGATTTCAACAAAGCTTCAGAAATAAAGCATTATTTGAGCGGAACCTTGAAAAGGCAGTGGGTGTGGTAGACAAAAATCCCTGGGAATCAAGAGTCCAGAGGTGACTTTAGGCTCAGTTATGACCttactaacctcagatatgcagatgacaccacccttatggcagaaagtgaagaggaactaaagagcctcttgatgaaagtgaaagaggagagtaaaaagttggcctaaagctcaacattcagaaaactacaatcatggcatctggtcccatcacttcatggcaaacagagggggaaacagtggaaacagtgtcagactttatttttctgggctccaaaatcactgcagatggtgattgcagccatgaaatgaaaagatgctttcttcttggaaggaaagttatgaccaacctagatagcatattaaaaagcagagacattactttgtcaacaaaggtccatctggtcaaggctatgattttccaagtagtcatgtatggatgtgagagttggactataaagaaagctgaacactgaagaactgatgtttttgaactgtgatgttagagaagactcttgagagtcccttggactgtaaggacatccaaccagtccatcctaaaggaaatcagtcctgggtgttcattggaaggactgatgttgaagctgaaactccaatactttggccacctcatgtgaagagctgactcatttgaaaagactctgatgccaggaaagatggagggcaggagaagaaggggacaacagaggatgagatggttggatggcatcaccgactcaatggacatgggtttgggtgaactctgggtgttggtgatggacagggaggcctggtgtgctgtggttcatggggtcgcaaagagtcggacacgactgagtgactgaactgaactgaactgaactatgtgacTTTGGGTGAGTCAAGCTCCAAGctcagtttctttaccagttGGGTAATGgtagcaaaagagaaacaaaatatccAGATGGAGTGTGACCACTGCAAGCAAAGGCATAGGGATAGATGGTTGTGTATAAGAAAtctaataatttaattaatattcagGTGCAACCACAATACAATGTATATATTGTATCATATATAATagttattatatatgttatatgtgttttatatatattaatatatatcaataatatattatatatttgaggattttataatataattataaaattatatattattatatactgtataataaatatattaattaatagacaataatatataaataatataagtTATATAATATAACATATTCCTGGGCATTACATAATTCTGAGACaactcaaaattttttttttcaacaattaAAAACCACCATCATGAAAACAAAAGCTAGATTTTGGTAATGCTTCTCCCCGactccattttattgacatacaacactgtgTACATTTAAGGTATACAAAATGGTGATTTGATACACTcaaatattgcaaaatgattgccTTACAGCATTAGCTAACACCTCCATCACATGACATAATTACCACTCccttgtggtgagaacatttaaaatctattctcttagcaactttctaGTATTTTATACAGTATTATTATCAGCAGTCGCCATCTGTACactagatccccagaacttattcattttatatctaGAAGTTTGTCCCTTTTGACCAACTTTTGCCTATTTCCCCCACTCTGTtgtaagtgtgtatatatgtatcccacgtcttctttatccattcatctgttcatgggcacttaggttgtctccatatcttggctattgtgagtaatgctgcaataaacatgggagtgcagatatctctttaagatcctgttttcatttcctatgtgtatgtatatccagaagtgggattgctagatcatatggtggttctatttagGATGTTTGAAGAACCCCTATACTGTTTCCAACAGTGACTATATacatttgcattcctaccaagaGTGACAGCTTCACCAACACTTGTGTTTCTTGTCatttaataatagccattctaatagatagCAaatagcaaactccaggagatagtgaaggacagggatgcctagggcgctgcagtccatggggtcgaaaagagtcagacacgacttagcaactaagcaataaCATTCCAATAAACGTAAGATAATATCTCACAgaagttttaatttacatttccctgacaATTAGGGACAGTAAATCATTTTGACCacccatatatcttctttgggaaaatatctatttagtacattggcacattttaaaatctgattgtTTAACAGTTTTgcttttgagttgtatgagttcttcatatattttgaattttaaccccttatcaaatacatgatttgcaaaaattttctcccaatctataggttgctttttatttatttgtttatttatttttgcttgcttCTTTTGCTCTGAGAAGCTTTGTAGTTTGATGTAGTGTACTTTTTAACCCTGGCTTTTGCTGCTGTGCTTTTGGCATCACGTTCAAAAAATCATTTCCAAGACCAACATTAGGGAGCTTtccccctatgttttcttctgagatttttatagtttcagagATCATGTTTAAGTCTTTAGTCCACTTTGAGTTAACTTTGGTGAGTGCTGTAAGATAGAGGCCCAATTTCACTCTTTGCGTGTGGTTATCCagtttcccaacaccatttattgaagaggccaTCCTTCCCCTGTCGAGTATTCTTGGCTCACTTTTCAAACATTAGTTGACCATATatgcaagggtttatttctgggctctcagttcttttccattggtctatatctgtttttatgccagtgccCTACTgctttgatgactatagcttcaTAGTATAATTTGAAATTAGGGCGCATGatgccttcagctttgttctttcccaGGATTGTTTTGCCTATTCAGAGTCTTCTGTGGTTTCGTTTGGTAATGTCTCAATAGTCTAGATTAAATATGAGAAGCAAAGCTAAACAAATGGGAGCAATTATATTTGCGTTTAAACACAGTTTTTAAGTGGAGCTAGAGGATGGCTCCCTCTGGGAAAAGGTTGTTATTCATGGAAAATATGAGTGACAGCCACGCTTTgggaaacaagaaataaaattacaggACATTTCTGAAGGGGAAGAAAAGCAAGTCAGAGTCTGAAGCTGAGAATCACTATTAAAGCATAGTGAATTAAAGGACGCTTAAAAGATAAATCTGACATGACAAGAACAAAGCCAAGAACATGGTAGTTAAAATAAATGTAGATCATATGTGGAATGCGGAGTCCCTTGTtaagaaggagacagaaaatagTGCATAAGTGAAATACCAGCTCAGCAGGTTTATAGATCTCTATCTCTAGAGTGATTatgaatatatagagagaaatattttcattttgcagcTGTACCAAAGCATCTGTCAGTAGCTCCATTATCATTttcttgtatatttatttttatatccacACAGAAAGATTAGAGTAGGTAAAAATATATGCTCTGTGTATACAAATATgctaaagtatttatttaatggATAAAATTAAATCTTACCAGAAACTGTTTTTTGAACACTACAGCTCCCTGCTGGCTAAGGGCACATTTCTCAGTCCCTTATTTTTCAcctaaaaatctgaaaataaggCCCAATATAAGCCCAAGGAAGAGACATAGCTATTACAAATAGAGATATTATGTGATCATCTACCCatccaagttttaaaaatagattgaaGTGCTACTCTATCCAAGATTTAtagaaactgttttaaaaataagtgtgaATTGTATATTAAGTATTTGACTGAAATTCATGCCCATATTTGTTCAAGAGCCCTTTAATTCAGACTTTTTCTATTGCTATAGATGACTGTCATTACTGTATGAAATTAACCAGGTAAGGTTAATTGTTAGGTACTACAATTAAGTGAGTGTAATTAGCTTTTGCTTGATAAATTTCTGATTTAATCAcgtgttcttttttccttttgctttattttcttttctctaaaatgtTAACTCCAGAAGGTAAAGTTAACATCTAGTCAGGATCAGTTTTAAGTGTAAGACTGCTATAACATGTGCCTTTTCCCCCTCGAAGAGCCTTGTTAAAGACTGTGTATCCACCTTCGATTTTTTTCCTAAGAACTAACTTTTGGTTGTACTTCTTTATTACAACTTTGCTTTCTATTCAGCCATTCTgctcttatttttattcatacttTCTGTTATGGGCCAAATTGTGTCCCCCTACCTCCAAAAGCTGTTGAAGTCCTTACCACTGGTACTTGACAATG
The sequence above is a segment of the Ovis aries strain OAR_USU_Benz2616 breed Rambouillet chromosome 12, ARS-UI_Ramb_v3.0, whole genome shotgun sequence genome. Coding sequences within it:
- the LOC132657504 gene encoding uncharacterized protein LOC132657504; the encoded protein is MGQSTSTPLPLMTDHFSDFKSRAQNLSLLVKKSKLVTFCSAEWPTFDVGWPQEGTFNPQIIQAVKERVLTPSPAGHPDQTPYILVWQDLVRNPPEWLKPFVLAPSKPPKPPRPSSPTPTLLNPQVLVMKASEEKEEKQDEKRPKPVFQESSSLYPNLIDLETELFPPLYADPHLPLLPQVPQVSSGEARRRAEPSAPPREGGPTQGTRRRAREMASAAKEEGSEIPSSTVHVFPVRAGPAREGGERTYQYWPFSTSDLYSWKTQTPSFSEKPQGLIDLLESILFTHNPTWDDCQQLLQVLFTTE